One genomic region from Sphingomonas paeninsulae encodes:
- a CDS encoding rod shape-determining protein produces the protein MYIPKFLRFASHDMAIDLGTVNTVVYVRDKGIVLNEPSVVAIETRNGVKRVKVVGNDAKLMMGKTPDDIQAIRPMRDGVIADIDVAEQMIKFFIDKALGGPATLPRRHEVVVCVPSGSTSVERRAIRDAASNAGASRVFLIEEPMAAAIGAGLPVTEPIGAMVVDIGGGTTEVAVLSLRGLAYSNSVRVGGDKLDDAITSFIRRKHNLMIGEATAERIKHTIGSAMTPEGPGTSMQVRGRDLMTGRPTEITITQSEIAEAIAEPVTQIVWAVRKALEHTAPELAADIVDQGIVLTGGGALLGHIDEVIAAATGLPVVVAEDALICVARGAGLALEDPAYKGVLTLA, from the coding sequence ATGTATATCCCCAAGTTTTTGAGATTTGCGTCACACGATATGGCCATCGACCTGGGTACGGTGAACACCGTGGTCTATGTGCGCGACAAGGGTATCGTCCTGAACGAACCGTCGGTGGTCGCCATCGAAACCCGCAACGGCGTAAAGCGCGTCAAGGTTGTCGGTAACGATGCCAAGTTGATGATGGGCAAAACCCCCGACGACATTCAGGCGATTCGGCCAATGCGCGATGGCGTGATTGCCGACATCGATGTGGCCGAACAGATGATCAAGTTTTTCATCGACAAGGCATTGGGTGGCCCTGCCACGCTGCCCCGCCGCCACGAAGTCGTCGTTTGCGTGCCGTCGGGATCGACTTCGGTGGAGCGCCGGGCAATCCGTGACGCGGCTTCGAATGCGGGAGCCTCACGCGTGTTCCTGATCGAGGAACCGATGGCTGCGGCGATCGGTGCGGGCTTGCCGGTGACCGAACCTATCGGTGCAATGGTCGTGGATATCGGTGGCGGAACGACCGAGGTCGCGGTGCTGTCGCTGCGTGGGCTCGCCTATAGCAATTCGGTGCGCGTCGGTGGTGACAAGCTCGACGATGCAATCACGTCCTTCATTCGCCGCAAGCACAATCTGATGATCGGCGAGGCGACGGCCGAGCGCATCAAGCACACGATCGGCAGCGCGATGACGCCAGAAGGTCCGGGCACGAGCATGCAAGTGCGTGGGCGCGACCTGATGACGGGGCGGCCGACCGAGATCACCATCACGCAATCGGAAATCGCCGAAGCGATTGCCGAACCGGTCACGCAGATCGTGTGGGCGGTCCGCAAGGCGCTGGAACACACAGCGCCTGAACTCGCCGCCGATATCGTCGATCAGGGCATCGTCCTGACCGGTGGCGGCGCCCTGCTGGGACATATCGACGAGGTTATTGCAGCAGCGACCGGTCTGCCCGTTGTCGTTGCCGAAGATGCCCTGATCTGTGTTGCACGCGGCGCTGGACTCGCGCTGGAAGACCCGGCTTATAAGGGCGTTCTAACACTGGCGTAA
- a CDS encoding glutathione S-transferase family protein — MLTVHHLNQSRSQRILWLLEELGAPYDIKFYKRDATTNLAPPELKAIHPLGKSPVITDGGETIIESGAIVDYIIRKYDEGRLQPAESSADYTSYVEWLHYAEGSAMLPLMLKLYTARLGEAAAALQPRIDSEMANHLGYIDDALKDREYLLGDLTGADIQLSFVGEFASVFGQRANHPNIDAWVNRFQARPAYKRALERGGPYSFAN, encoded by the coding sequence ATGCTTACCGTCCACCACCTGAATCAATCGCGTTCGCAGCGGATATTGTGGCTGCTCGAAGAGCTGGGCGCTCCCTATGACATCAAATTTTACAAGCGGGATGCCACGACCAACCTGGCACCGCCCGAACTGAAGGCAATCCACCCGCTGGGCAAATCGCCTGTTATCACCGACGGCGGGGAGACGATCATCGAATCGGGCGCGATCGTCGATTACATCATCCGCAAATATGACGAAGGCCGGTTGCAGCCTGCCGAAAGCAGCGCGGACTATACGTCCTATGTCGAATGGCTGCATTATGCCGAAGGTTCGGCGATGCTGCCCTTGATGCTGAAACTTTACACGGCCCGGCTTGGCGAAGCCGCAGCTGCGCTCCAGCCGCGGATCGACAGTGAGATGGCAAACCACCTTGGCTATATCGATGACGCGCTGAAGGATCGCGAATATCTGCTCGGCGACCTGACCGGGGCCGACATACAGCTCAGTTTTGTCGGTGAGTTCGCATCGGTGTTCGGGCAGCGCGCGAATCATCCGAATATCGACGCCTGGGTAAATCGGTTTCAGGCGCGGCCTGCGTATAAGCGCGCGCTGGAACGCGGCGGACCTTATTCTTTCGCGAATTAA
- a CDS encoding HNH endonuclease has protein sequence MYHPDLIRHPDGCPALVLNADYTPLSYYPLSVWPWQTAVKAVFLDRVDIVDHYQREVRSPTHSIKLPSVIALKSYVKPSAYPAFTRFNLFLRDRFQCQYCGTGTELTFDHVIPRAQGGRTTWENVATACSPCNLRKGGRTPKEAKMPLHIAPIRPTSWQLQDHGKSFPPNYLHQSWRDWLYWDIELLA, from the coding sequence ATGTATCATCCCGATCTTATCCGCCATCCTGACGGTTGTCCGGCGCTCGTCCTTAACGCCGACTACACGCCGTTAAGCTATTATCCGCTCAGTGTGTGGCCGTGGCAGACTGCGGTAAAGGCTGTGTTCCTCGATCGCGTCGACATCGTCGATCATTATCAGCGAGAGGTGCGGTCGCCCACGCATTCGATCAAACTGCCCTCGGTCATTGCGCTCAAATCCTATGTGAAGCCGTCGGCCTATCCCGCCTTCACGCGATTCAACCTGTTTTTGCGCGACCGTTTCCAGTGTCAGTATTGCGGGACCGGCACCGAACTGACGTTCGACCATGTCATCCCGCGCGCGCAGGGTGGGCGGACGACCTGGGAAAACGTCGCGACCGCCTGTTCGCCGTGCAACCTGCGAAAAGGGGGCCGCACGCCGAAAGAAGCCAAGATGCCGTTGCACATCGCACCCATCCGTCCGACTAGCTGGCAGTTGCAGGATCACGGGAAAAGCTTTCCACCCAACTATCTGCATCAGAGCTGGCGCGACTGGCTTTACTGGGACATCGAACTGCTCGCCTGA
- a CDS encoding twin transmembrane helix small protein produces MSTFLVILIVLAMAATLFALIKGIVTFLRTTEADLRAGPDGPSVSSKQQNKMMSARIAFQAVAILLVALLLLISRH; encoded by the coding sequence ATGTCCACATTTCTCGTAATCCTCATCGTGTTGGCCATGGCGGCCACGCTGTTCGCGCTCATCAAGGGGATCGTGACATTCCTGCGAACAACCGAAGCCGATTTGCGGGCCGGTCCCGATGGACCGAGCGTATCGAGCAAACAGCAGAACAAAATGATGTCCGCACGTATCGCGTTTCAGGCGGTCGCAATTTTGCTGGTTGCGTTGCTGTTGCTGATATCCCGCCACTAG
- a CDS encoding cob(I)yrinic acid a,c-diamide adenosyltransferase, whose protein sequence is MVKLNKIYTRTGDDGTTGLVDGSRIAKDASRMAAIGDVDETNSLIGVAAAHAEGEMLARLRTIQNDMFDLGADLATPGDDFEPDEMTLRTLAGQVTRLEDEIDAMNVALTPLRSFILPGGSSLAATLHVARATARRAERSAVTASGDAALNPHALMYLNRLSDWLFVAARVANANGADDILWVPGASR, encoded by the coding sequence TTGGTTAAACTCAACAAGATATACACGCGAACGGGCGACGATGGCACGACCGGGCTTGTCGATGGCAGCCGCATTGCAAAAGATGCCTCGCGGATGGCGGCGATCGGCGATGTCGATGAAACCAACAGCTTGATCGGTGTCGCTGCGGCCCATGCAGAGGGCGAAATGCTTGCGCGCCTACGAACGATCCAGAACGACATGTTCGATCTGGGAGCGGATCTTGCAACGCCCGGCGATGATTTCGAGCCGGATGAAATGACGCTGCGAACGCTCGCAGGGCAGGTCACGCGGCTTGAAGACGAGATCGACGCGATGAACGTCGCGCTGACACCTCTGCGCAGTTTCATATTACCCGGCGGGTCGTCATTGGCGGCAACGCTGCACGTTGCGCGGGCGACGGCGCGCCGGGCGGAACGTTCGGCTGTGACGGCCTCGGGTGACGCGGCACTGAACCCACACGCACTCATGTATCTCAACCGCCTGTCTGACTGGCTTTTTGTCGCGGCGCGGGTCGCGAACGCCAATGGTGCCGACGATATTTTATGGGTGCCGGGCGCGTCACGCTGA
- the egtB gene encoding ergothioneine biosynthesis protein EgtB: MAKISQDLLHDSEIPTEDLAALFASTRARTLALADTLSDADATVQSMPDASPAKWHLAHTTWFLETFVLRDFVHGYAPFDESYHFLFNSYYEGEGERHPRARRGMITRPSLDDIREYREHVDYAIGTVFDALPKGAHELIELGCHHEAQHQELMLTDMLHLFAQNPTDPAVWDHPRNVPAPMPQPLRWVEGRQGTAEIGHDATNSNQGFAFDCEGPRHTVWLRRHALADRLITNSEWQAFIEDSGYTRPDLWLSDGWAWVQAEGIAAPLYWRSSDNGWRAFALDGVHALHPAAPVAHISHYEADAYARWAGARLPTEAEWESAAQSCDPCFGNQLDTAGPVRPRAARAADGLRQMFGDVWQWTGSAFLPYPGFAAAEGAVGEYNGKFMSGQMVLRGASCATPRGSSRVSTRNFFPPNARWQFSGLRLARDL, encoded by the coding sequence ATGGCGAAGATTTCCCAAGACCTTCTGCACGATTCTGAAATACCGACCGAGGATCTGGCCGCTCTGTTTGCCAGTACTCGTGCGCGAACGCTGGCACTGGCAGACACATTGTCGGATGCCGATGCGACGGTTCAGTCGATGCCTGACGCGTCGCCGGCAAAATGGCACCTTGCGCACACCACATGGTTTCTCGAAACCTTTGTCCTGCGCGATTTCGTTCACGGCTATGCGCCGTTCGACGAATCCTATCATTTCCTGTTCAACAGCTATTATGAGGGCGAGGGAGAGCGTCATCCACGCGCCCGGCGCGGCATGATTACGCGCCCATCGCTCGACGATATCCGCGAATATCGCGAACATGTGGACTATGCGATCGGCACCGTTTTCGACGCGCTGCCCAAGGGGGCGCACGAACTGATTGAACTTGGTTGCCATCACGAGGCTCAGCATCAGGAATTGATGCTGACCGATATGCTTCATCTGTTTGCACAGAATCCCACCGACCCCGCCGTATGGGATCACCCGCGTAACGTACCCGCCCCGATGCCCCAGCCACTCCGCTGGGTCGAGGGGCGACAGGGCACGGCCGAAATCGGCCATGATGCGACAAATTCCAACCAGGGGTTCGCATTCGATTGTGAAGGGCCACGCCATACCGTCTGGCTGCGACGTCACGCGCTGGCGGATCGCCTTATTACAAACAGCGAGTGGCAGGCGTTTATCGAGGATAGCGGATACACGCGCCCCGATCTGTGGCTGTCGGATGGCTGGGCATGGGTGCAGGCGGAAGGCATCGCTGCGCCGCTTTACTGGCGTTCGAGCGATAACGGCTGGCGCGCCTTTGCGCTGGACGGCGTTCACGCGCTCCATCCCGCCGCCCCCGTGGCGCACATCAGCCACTATGAAGCGGATGCCTATGCCCGTTGGGCTGGTGCGCGGTTACCGACCGAAGCCGAGTGGGAAAGCGCGGCACAAAGCTGTGACCCGTGTTTCGGAAACCAGTTGGATACCGCAGGCCCGGTGCGACCGCGCGCCGCGCGCGCCGCAGACGGTTTGCGGCAAATGTTCGGCGATGTCTGGCAATGGACCGGATCGGCTTTCCTGCCTTACCCCGGATTTGCCGCCGCCGAGGGCGCAGTGGGTGAATATAACGGCAAGTTCATGAGCGGGCAGATGGTGTTAAGGGGTGCCAGTTGTGCGACCCCGCGCGGATCATCACGGGTTAGCACGCGCAATTTCTTTCCGCCGAACGCGCGCTGGCAGTTTTCGGGGCTACGGCTGGCCCGAGACCTTTAG
- a CDS encoding DUF4893 domain-containing protein has protein sequence MFRTLTVLSALTLLSLAGCKATVQSPGTVAVVPSDDAPRANDWQLIVSDVDAARIGKIGSSWDAALADVRAHGGAKAIAAEGALLDPKAALPRPAPPPGVYHCRVVRLGLTEENRTKAWAVFKPFFCFVAVEGPLLTFTKGTGTHRPGGRLWDDSDTRMVFLGSVSAKPDGPLPAYGDDPMSNQVGVVEHIGDFRWRMVIPGSTPEAKLDVMELLPDAPVQVVKPAT, from the coding sequence ATGTTCCGCACTTTGACAGTTTTGTCAGCGCTCACTCTGCTGAGTCTGGCGGGATGTAAGGCGACCGTGCAGTCTCCAGGGACGGTCGCCGTGGTGCCATCTGACGACGCCCCACGTGCCAACGATTGGCAGTTGATCGTGAGCGACGTCGATGCGGCGCGTATCGGCAAGATCGGATCAAGCTGGGATGCGGCACTTGCCGACGTTCGCGCACATGGCGGCGCGAAAGCGATCGCGGCCGAGGGCGCGTTGCTCGATCCGAAAGCTGCATTGCCACGTCCGGCACCTCCGCCGGGTGTCTATCACTGCCGTGTTGTCCGGCTTGGGCTGACAGAAGAAAACCGCACCAAGGCATGGGCGGTGTTCAAGCCATTCTTCTGTTTCGTGGCTGTCGAAGGTCCATTGCTCACCTTTACCAAAGGGACCGGCACGCATCGTCCGGGCGGTCGGTTATGGGACGATAGCGACACACGCATGGTTTTCCTCGGGAGCGTTTCAGCAAAGCCTGACGGACCGCTTCCAGCCTATGGCGACGACCCAATGAGCAATCAGGTTGGGGTCGTCGAACACATCGGTGACTTTCGCTGGCGAATGGTGATTCCGGGGTCGACGCCCGAAGCCAAGCTCGATGTCATGGAATTACTGCCCGATGCACCCGTGCAGGTCGTTAAGCCGGCGACCTAG
- a CDS encoding PilZ domain-containing protein, whose amino-acid sequence MKTALYTPIIEDDRRIDRSEMAIAAGLRTARGRRIAITVRNISTNGFMAEGGGTMVPGIPVTLDLNGVVLEARIVWKRAGHIGGAFLSPIAGEVLSAIGG is encoded by the coding sequence ATGAAGACAGCACTTTATACGCCGATCATTGAAGACGACCGCCGCATCGACCGGTCGGAGATGGCGATTGCCGCTGGACTGCGTACAGCACGCGGACGCCGCATTGCGATCACCGTGCGCAATATATCGACCAATGGTTTCATGGCAGAGGGCGGCGGCACGATGGTTCCGGGAATTCCGGTCACTCTCGATCTGAACGGGGTCGTACTGGAAGCGCGAATCGTCTGGAAACGCGCAGGCCATATCGGCGGCGCCTTCCTCAGCCCGATTGCCGGCGAAGTTCTAAGCGCGATTGGCGGTTAA
- the crcB gene encoding fluoride efflux transporter CrcB, which translates to MPPLVLTMAGGAIGAGVRYIASTGALRAFGIQFPWGTLGINIIGGFFMGVLVATLSRFGDNGEPWRLFLGVGVLGGFTTFSAFSLETWAMIERGQAIPAIGYIAASVIGSVAALALGLTLVRTL; encoded by the coding sequence ATGCCCCCACTTGTTCTCACGATGGCGGGCGGCGCTATCGGCGCTGGTGTTCGCTATATCGCGAGCACAGGTGCTCTGCGCGCCTTTGGCATTCAGTTTCCGTGGGGAACCCTCGGCATCAACATCATCGGCGGCTTTTTCATGGGCGTGCTGGTCGCCACCCTGTCGCGGTTCGGTGACAATGGAGAGCCCTGGCGGCTTTTCTTAGGCGTCGGCGTGCTGGGTGGCTTTACGACTTTCTCTGCCTTCAGCCTTGAGACATGGGCTATGATCGAACGTGGTCAGGCAATTCCTGCAATCGGCTATATCGCCGCCAGCGTCATCGGCTCAGTCGCCGCGCTCGCGCTGGGCCTCACATTGGTACGCACATTATGA
- a CDS encoding RluA family pseudouridine synthase: MSNDVRQFTVASDDDGIRLDRWFKRHLPDSSFNLVSRWARTGQLRVDGARATPGDRVQTGQVIRVPPADAAIAKTASERPTRKVSTLTEDEIEFAQSLVIYKDDAAIVINKPPGLATQGGTGTTEHIDKLLDALNYELKGRPKLVHRLDKDTSGALLVARTPKAAAHFATSFSSRTARKVYWAIVVGVPEVHDGMIELPIAKQPGSGGEKMHVDEKEGSPARTRYRVIERAGNAAAWVELQPYTGRTHQLRVHMAAIGHPIVGDGKYGGKASFLTGTVSRKMHLHARRIRVDHPIDGQIDVTAELPPHFAETIDDLGFDMELADVLVLDEVKFSQTPEGKRRAALNKAKSARKERKGERRSRGQERKGAR; this comes from the coding sequence ATGAGCAACGACGTCCGCCAGTTTACCGTCGCATCCGACGACGATGGCATCCGCCTCGATCGCTGGTTCAAGCGGCATTTGCCCGATTCGAGCTTCAATCTGGTTTCGCGCTGGGCGCGGACGGGGCAGTTGCGCGTCGATGGGGCACGGGCAACACCGGGTGATCGGGTTCAGACCGGGCAGGTTATCCGCGTCCCACCCGCCGACGCCGCGATTGCAAAGACCGCGTCCGAACGGCCAACGCGCAAGGTCAGCACACTGACCGAAGACGAGATCGAATTCGCGCAGAGCCTTGTGATCTACAAGGACGATGCCGCCATCGTCATCAACAAGCCGCCGGGCCTTGCGACGCAGGGTGGGACGGGCACGACCGAGCATATCGACAAGCTGCTCGATGCGCTGAACTATGAGTTGAAAGGCCGTCCAAAGCTGGTCCACCGGCTCGACAAAGACACAAGCGGCGCGCTGCTGGTGGCGCGCACGCCAAAAGCCGCCGCCCATTTTGCGACTTCGTTTTCCAGCCGCACCGCGCGCAAGGTTTACTGGGCAATCGTCGTCGGCGTTCCCGAAGTCCACGACGGCATGATCGAGCTGCCGATTGCCAAGCAGCCCGGATCGGGCGGCGAGAAGATGCACGTGGACGAAAAGGAGGGCAGCCCCGCCCGCACCCGCTATCGCGTGATCGAACGCGCCGGAAACGCGGCGGCATGGGTTGAATTGCAGCCCTATACCGGGCGGACGCACCAGTTGCGCGTCCATATGGCGGCAATCGGCCATCCGATCGTCGGCGACGGCAAATATGGCGGCAAGGCGAGCTTCCTGACCGGCACCGTCAGCCGCAAGATGCACCTCCACGCGCGGCGCATCCGGGTGGATCATCCGATCGATGGCCAAATCGACGTAACCGCCGAACTGCCGCCGCATTTCGCCGAAACGATCGACGATCTGGGCTTTGACATGGAACTGGCCGACGTGCTGGTGCTGGATGAAGTCAAATTCTCGCAGACTCCCGAGGGCAAGCGCCGCGCGGCGCTCAACAAGGCGAAGTCGGCGCGCAAGGAACGCAAGGGCGAGCGACGGTCACGCGGTCAGGAAAGAAAGGGAGCACGCTGA
- a CDS encoding FMN-binding negative transcriptional regulator: MHPDPRFRINDEAVMRAVVLREGMVHLFAATPAGPMVAHVPVTMTDEGHFRFHLARSNRIAPHLNGARVLASVMGPHGYISPDWYADGRNQVPTWNYITVEIDGTVVELDRDALIEQIETLADHYEAKLAPKPAWTIAAVDPVLRDKMLDALCVFELGVEAIRGTAKLNQNKSDADRAGVRAGLNAQNNPALAAMMVSS; encoded by the coding sequence GTGCATCCCGACCCCCGGTTCAGGATAAATGACGAAGCCGTAATGCGCGCCGTCGTACTGCGTGAAGGCATGGTGCATCTGTTCGCTGCCACGCCTGCGGGACCGATGGTTGCCCATGTTCCTGTGACGATGACCGATGAAGGGCATTTTCGGTTTCACTTGGCGCGGAGCAATCGGATTGCACCGCATCTGAACGGTGCGCGCGTGCTTGCGAGCGTGATGGGGCCGCATGGTTATATCAGCCCGGACTGGTATGCGGATGGCCGAAATCAGGTTCCGACGTGGAATTATATCACGGTAGAGATCGACGGAACGGTGGTCGAACTCGACCGCGATGCGCTGATCGAGCAAATCGAAACGCTGGCCGATCATTACGAAGCAAAGCTCGCGCCCAAACCCGCATGGACGATAGCGGCAGTCGATCCGGTCCTGCGCGACAAAATGCTGGATGCGCTTTGTGTATTCGAGCTGGGGGTTGAAGCCATTCGTGGAACAGCCAAACTGAACCAAAACAAGAGCGACGCCGATCGGGCGGGCGTGCGGGCTGGCCTGAACGCACAGAATAACCCGGCGTTGGCCGCCATGATGGTGTCATCATGA
- a CDS encoding HAD-IA family hydrolase: protein MNRLALFDCDGTLVDSQHTICTAMDDAFVASRLDPPGRAATLRIVGLSIFEAMQALLPEADDALHRQLAQDYKAAFHRMRGNGLVDEPLYDGIAETIEALDAAGWMLGVATGKSDRGLALCLAHHGLSAKFVTLQTANRHPSKPHPAMIDAAMAQAGASPETTVMIGDTSFDMAMAVAAGTRALGVAWGYHPTEELRAAGADTIAMHPRDILTELEPA from the coding sequence ATGAACCGCCTTGCGCTGTTCGACTGCGACGGCACGCTCGTTGATAGCCAGCACACCATTTGCACCGCAATGGACGATGCCTTCGTTGCTTCGCGCCTCGACCCGCCGGGTCGTGCGGCGACATTGCGCATCGTGGGCTTGAGCATTTTCGAAGCGATGCAGGCGCTTTTGCCCGAAGCCGACGATGCGCTCCACAGACAATTGGCACAGGATTACAAGGCGGCGTTTCACCGAATGCGCGGCAACGGGCTGGTCGATGAACCGCTCTATGACGGAATCGCTGAGACGATCGAGGCGCTGGACGCGGCCGGATGGATGCTAGGCGTGGCAACAGGGAAATCGGATCGCGGACTTGCGCTGTGTCTCGCACATCATGGCCTGTCAGCGAAATTCGTAACGCTCCAGACCGCCAACCGCCACCCATCGAAACCGCATCCTGCAATGATCGACGCTGCCATGGCGCAAGCGGGCGCGTCGCCCGAGACGACCGTGATGATCGGCGATACCAGTTTCGACATGGCAATGGCGGTGGCGGCCGGAACGCGCGCGCTCGGCGTGGCATGGGGTTATCACCCCACAGAGGAATTGCGGGCGGCAGGCGCGGACACCATCGCCATGCATCCACGCGACATATTGACCGAACTGGAACCCGCATGA
- a CDS encoding ATP12 family chaperone protein produces the protein MKRFWKDVTVQDRGIRLDGKPVRTPGRLPLILPNDALAQAVADEWRSVESEIKPHEMPLTGLSNAAIERIAPDTATYAAGLAVYGETDLLCYRADAPPPLVERQEAVWNPLLDWARQRYDIAFTVTTGVIHTPQPPETVARLSTAVAAHDAFELAALSPIVTIGGSLVIALMIADNAIDPDAAFDACHLDELWQAELWGEEWMAADTRAAHRADFVVGAKLLALLRAA, from the coding sequence ATGAAGCGTTTCTGGAAAGACGTGACGGTCCAGGACCGGGGAATTCGGCTCGACGGTAAACCGGTGCGGACGCCGGGCCGATTGCCGCTGATCCTGCCGAACGACGCGCTGGCGCAGGCCGTCGCCGACGAATGGCGCTCGGTCGAAAGCGAGATCAAACCACATGAAATGCCGCTGACCGGCCTGTCCAATGCGGCGATCGAGCGAATCGCCCCCGATACGGCAACCTATGCAGCGGGCCTTGCAGTTTATGGCGAAACCGACCTGCTCTGCTATCGCGCAGATGCGCCGCCGCCTTTGGTCGAGCGGCAGGAGGCAGTCTGGAACCCGCTGCTCGACTGGGCGCGCCAACGCTATGATATCGCGTTTACCGTGACGACGGGGGTCATTCACACGCCCCAACCACCGGAAACCGTCGCCCGCCTTTCCACAGCGGTCGCCGCGCACGATGCGTTCGAACTTGCGGCGCTATCGCCGATTGTCACGATCGGCGGGTCTCTGGTCATTGCACTGATGATTGCCGACAACGCGATCGACCCCGATGCTGCGTTCGACGCCTGCCATCTCGACGAACTGTGGCAGGCCGAATTATGGGGCGAAGAATGGATGGCCGCCGACACACGCGCAGCCCATCGCGCCGATTTCGTCGTGGGCGCTAAGCTGTTGGCGCTGCTTCGCGCGGCATAA
- the gmk gene encoding guanylate kinase, which yields MPVTFPLARRGLLFVLSSPSGAGKSTIARKLLAADDGLEMSVSATTRPIRPGEVDGVDYHFVDLERFREMVSNGDFLEWAHVFDHRYGTPHKPVDDILSDGRDVLFDIDWQGAQQLYQQAGGDVVRVFVLPPSMDELHRRLIVRATDAPEVIDARMARAASEIGHWDGYDYVLVNDDVERCFIEVKTILAAERLKRSRQTTLIGFIRSMTRPS from the coding sequence ATGCCCGTCACATTTCCGCTCGCCCGCCGCGGCCTGCTTTTCGTCCTTTCGTCCCCCTCTGGTGCGGGAAAGTCGACGATAGCGCGAAAACTTCTCGCGGCTGACGATGGGCTGGAAATGTCGGTATCGGCAACGACACGCCCGATTCGCCCCGGCGAAGTCGATGGCGTCGATTACCATTTTGTCGATCTCGAGCGGTTCCGTGAGATGGTTTCGAACGGTGACTTCCTCGAATGGGCGCATGTTTTCGATCATCGTTACGGGACACCGCACAAACCGGTCGATGACATCTTGTCCGACGGGCGCGACGTGTTGTTCGACATAGACTGGCAGGGCGCACAGCAGCTTTACCAGCAGGCGGGCGGCGACGTCGTCCGCGTATTTGTTCTGCCCCCCTCGATGGACGAACTTCACCGCCGTCTGATCGTGCGGGCAACCGACGCACCCGAAGTCATTGACGCCCGCATGGCGCGTGCGGCTTCGGAAATCGGCCACTGGGACGGTTACGACTATGTGCTGGTCAATGATGACGTCGAACGCTGCTTTATCGAGGTAAAGACGATATTGGCCGCCGAACGTCTGAAACGCAGCCGCCAGACAACTCTGATCGGCTTTATTCGGAGCATGACGCGGCCTTCTTGA